From the genome of Methanobrevibacter thaueri:
TGTTTCCATTTTTCTAAGCATTTTTATTTTGTTTGGATTTCCATAATCGGTTATGATTCTATTGTATCTTTTTCCACAGCATTCTTGGTGTTTTGGGCATGTTTTGCAGTTGTTTGTCCAGTATGCGATTCGTGTGTTGTTTTTGTAGCTTTTTTGGTTTTCTAGTATTTGGCCCATTGGGCAGATGTAGGTGTTTTTTTCATGATCGAAGGTGAATTTGTCTTTTCCAAAGGGTTTGTCTTTTTTGTTGATTTTTTTGAGTTTTCTTGAGAGTTTTCTGGTTGATATGTAGCCATCTAGGTGGTTTTCTGCGAGATAGTCTATGTTTTCGTTTGTTGAGTAGCCGTTGTCGGCTGAAATTTGTGTATTTGGTGCTAAAGCACCAAATGTTTCTT
Proteins encoded in this window:
- a CDS encoding transposase, encoding WEFDYNLQIGVDEYKGIIVSSSLTQNPTDVFELIPQIEQIKETFGALAPNTQISADNGYSTNENIDYLAENHLDGYISTRKLSRKLKKINKKDKPFGKDKFTFDHEKNTYICPMGQILENQKSYKNNTRIAYWTNNCKTCPKHQECCGKRYNRIITDYGNPNKIKMLRKMET